Within the Mugil cephalus isolate CIBA_MC_2020 chromosome 1, CIBA_Mcephalus_1.1, whole genome shotgun sequence genome, the region GCTGAAAACTTCGATTGGAAATTAAGAAATCAAAACACTCTGCACTCTAAGCCCGGATAAGGTGAATTTACTTAAAATTTTGAGGAAACCTGCTGCCTTAAAGAATGTAAGTTATGCATAATGAAAAACTTAAGTACATCTAACTTAAAAGCTTGTGGTACAAAAGGGCTCACGGCACAGACAAAGCGCCGAGCATTTAGAGAGGCTGTTGAGCAAACAATACACAGTGTAGACGTGTTTTATCTACTGGAGATCACCTTGTTCCCAGGCACTGACCCTTAAACACCACAAGATTACTACAGAACATATGACATGTGTCACAAAGACTTATAATTGAAAGCAGCATATAAACAATGTGTACTGTGTGAAAAAAACCCATTATAAGAGTTAGATGACAGATGAAAACCTATGCTAGACACCAGTTTGACTAAACcaagacatttaaatgtcatcagTATGTTTGAGGTTGCTGTGCTGGTGAAAGGCCTCTGTCCAAGTTTCACCCACTGACTGCAtgcctcctctttccttctATCACTAACGTTTAGTTATTGCTAATGAAAACATtcccacagcatgatgctgccactaCCGTGCCTCACTGTAGACATGGTGTTCTGTCACACAAACtaatagttttagttttatttgaccTTAGTGAGTGACAAATGCTGATTAGAAAACTCAACAAATATGTTTCCCTATTATTTTCTGGCTGCTGTTCATAAAACCCGACTCTGTGTTGTTGATCTTAGCAGCTCTTTCAGTCATTATCTTTGGCATTTTTATTGAAACCACGTATATTACTGTACTTTCTCAGTCTGAGAGTACAAGTGAGTGGCATCCTTTCAGGTTCTTTCTCGTTCTTTCTAGTTTGTTATGATGGATTTAATGATGCTCAAAGTTTgggatattttttaaaaaccaacactgaaacacaaattcTTTGAAGTGCTCGACGTGATATTTTCTTGGTGGTGTTACAGACACAGAGTCATTTCACAccggtgcattcactgacatcatgtGACAGATCACTTGACACTTTGGTTGAACAGAGAGGGGCCTCTGTCAACTAACTGTGTGACTTCAAATGTTTATAAGTTAAACCAGACCACAACATAAACCACAGTGAATAGACTGCACAGTCGCTACGGGAAAGCAGCCAAATATATAGCGCATATGTTATATACAAATGAATGCCTGCAGCTGTGAACTTAATTGACCTATTCACTCAGATGGAGGATAATGGTTATACCttcacacacaacaacactgctTTCTGTCAGTGTTTACAGTTCTACCAGTTTTGTTGCCTTGCAACTTCCTAATTACGGTGGAAAAAtagtcatttaaattttttattatttttgtgtatatgCTGAACTGTCCAGACTACATAAACCCAATACATTTactattattacatttttatatatcatATTTGTAAAATACTTATGTttgtaaaatactttttatacCGCTGCTATTTGGACCCTTGGTTAGATTCCAAATTGCATTTTGTTGTACCCGTACTGTGTGCAATAGTAAGTGAAATGTAATCTCATCTAATCTTAAAGGAAGCAGTTTTAAGACAATTAATTATAAAATCAGTTTCCCCTGAAATATCTTGATAACACAATCAGTCAGTGTTAAGAACCtttattgttttacatttgtgttttcataatgCCAACGGTGTTAGTAAGAACAAGTTACAGAGCTAGGTGACACTCAGCAAACATATCTTCAAGGGGCAGTGACATTTGTGTGTAGACCGCGGGTTTACCGTTTGAATCTGCTTTGCATAAAGGTTACCGTTGAATTTAATAGCATCTCTCCAGCAAAAATAAGACATGGGAAAGTACCACAGGGACGGCGTTCTAGTGCTAATGCTCTGAGATTTTGAGGCAGTCACTGCATGGTATATTTGCCGttgaaatatttgaataatACTGGTTTTCACTCTTACCTCTCCCAATGGAGTGCACAGTTAAATCTTATATATATGACACTTTTTTCAAGTAATCTTCTAACCACGCAACACTCTGCTGACTGTAGAGGTACAGCGTGGAGAACTTTGTTAGGTTTATGTTTTGTTTCGAAATGTAGGAGGTAGTATGCCTGCGAAAGGCAAACAGTCCTATTAAATACTGCTAAAGGTAATTACAACTAATAGGATGAAGTCAAAACCGACCTTCAGCTCACAAACCACCCTTCCTAATAGCGCTAATAATAAGCTCGATTTATATTTTCACCTGTTCCACTCCGTCACTGGAAATCTTGGCACAGATGTGGCTGAACGTCTGTGTTTAGAAAATCCTACGCAAATTCGCAACCTGTCTGTCACCTGCGCTCTCACGACACTTCCAAACATTAAATGTGTTCACGAAGAACACAAGATATCATTTGCAACAAGATTTTCATAGTGGTTAGCATATTTACAGAGATAAGGCAGGTGTTCGCTATGTCCTCGGTCACGAAAGCATAGGCATAAAGGGCCTTCTGTTAGAGGATAAATGCAGGAAGCAGTGTGTTTACTTCTCCTTAATATGCAAAACAAGTGGTGTTATTTTTGATAAGTAAAGAATAGTTTCTACTGAGTGAGTGGCGCCCCTAAGGTGCTTGCAAGGGAACACCAAGCTCCTGTGTCTCAGAGATCGTGTTCTCAGCAAAACGTCTGTCACAAGAAACTTGAGATTACAGTTTCTCTGAGCTGCACAGCGACCCGTGGCGAAGCTCCTGTACAGTTTCTGGCCCGGCTGCCAGCGGCAACTTGAGCCTGCTCTTTGTTTTATCCGATGTCATTTCAGTTGATGGTGCGACACCTGGTCCTTGGCATTTTTCTTCCTTGCGTTTGAGGGAGCAGCGTTTGCAGCCTCTGAGCCAGCCTTCGCGCAAGCCATATTGACAGCACTTTAGACAGGAGCCTGGGCCAGCAGGGCCACCCAGCTTTACCGCTGTGTCTTCTTAACTCTCCCAGTTCTTGTATTAAACCCCTGAATTCCTGCGGTAAACAGTAGCGGGGGACACCTCTGAAGTCCTTTGGGATGTCCCTGTCGTGTCCAAGGCCCTGGAAATAGACAATGGCAACGCCTTGACCTTTGTCCCCATGCAGCGCCCCCTCAAGGCAGGCCAGGGCAGCCATAAACACTGGCTGTATCACTGTAGAGGGCTCCTTCTCTGGATAAGAGTCTTGATCATTGCATAATTTGAccaagtctttttttcttgcagctttctcttttttgctCTTCCCCAGTCGTCTTCCATTTCGCTTCAAATCCTCGTCCACCTCTGCTCTGATCTTCTCACGTTCCGCATCTGCTTTCCTGTATTCTTCCTTGTTCCTCTTATCCTTGCTGGACCTCTCCTCCTTCCAACTCTCATATGTCTTCTTGGCTTCAGGACTCCACATAATCAGCATCTTTCCCTGTGCCCTTCTGACGGCTTCCCACCGCCCATAGAGCCAGGGTAGAGGACCCAAGTCCGCCACAGCCGTCCCACCTTGACTTTGTGAGGTCTGGGCCCAAAGAGCCGTGTGCACCGTGGCACCCAGCTCCCCCTTAAGGATTGAGGCAAATGCGCAAACAGCGGAGACGTGGGCCGACTGGTCTGACGAACACACCAGCAGCAAAGGCTTCTGGACATAGAGGCCGCCTAAACACACGGGAAAGGACAAGAGAAGAAAGACGCATCATTGAGGCTCAAGTTATCCGAAATGCGCAGACATGCAAGCACTCAAAGACAGAATTAGTATTCAACTGTAATGTAATCAGGCAATTGCTGTTTTGTCTGATGATCTCTAGGGACAACAGCCAGTGTTTCAGGATATCTGAGCCAAGAGTGCCTGCTCCACGCAACAGTAAACTTGAGACACGAGGACGCGGATTTTGAAGTGAGAGAGCGCTTCATAAGAAGCCAATTTAAACTCACTTAAGGCAGAAGGCACCACACGTTTTGTTGGCTTTGGTGTTTGACTGGGCATTCTGCCCTTTTCACTTTCCAGACAGGCTGTTTGCCTTCACGTAACCAAAGCCTGCTCAAACATGAGACATCAGTACCACTGTGGTAGCAATATGCATATACGCACGCAAATATCTGCTGATGTAGATCAGTaaagtcaaagaggtttttattgacatttccCTCACATATATCAGGTGCAGAACATAGTGAGATGAGTTGATGAGGACAATGGAGCTACATGAAAACATAGTGTATAATATGTGTGGTGCAGACAGCGATGCCAACAGTGCGAGAACGGGCGACGGCGCAAAGACAAACAGCACAGCCTAATCAGCAGACTGACAGAGTATGAGTTATGGTGGTTGTAAACATGTGACTGAATAGCAGCACAGTGTGTGGAGCACTGAGGCAGCTGGACCAACCTGTGGCTCCGCTCTTGGTAACACGCTGGATGAAAATTACCAGCgatgcaacaacaaccacaaagatCAACGCCGCCGTCGCATACAGTCCCCTCcttttgtgcgtgtctgtgaAAAAGACCattgacaaacaaacaacaaaataaaatggaaagcTGCAGGCGTGTTTACTTTGTGACAGTTGTCATTCACGCAGAACATGAGACACAAAAGCGCATCTGATGGTGCACTCACAGTCGGGGCACAGAATTCTTCTCCCATGCAAAGCGGGGTCAGACTGCCACACCTGCAGAAAGGCAGATGGGAGGAGTGATAAGAGGTAAAATGAACCAACTCCAGAAATGCGTCTGCGCGAAAGTTTTGATATTTGTTTCACCTTCACGCACGGCCTCTCAGCGAGAGAAGGCAGGGGCACATTTATGCTCCTCTCGATAGCATTTTCTTCCTgtaaaatggattaaaaaaaaagtcacacatttACTCAAATTGAAGTTAATTTGGCCCCTTTCTcactaaaaagaacaaacaaaaaaacacacgtgcATACTGACCACTGTGACTGAGTGGGCCAGCCCTATGGGAGAGCATCCTCTTTCAGAAAGGGCACAGAGCTGAGCTGAGAACTTTGCTGGTGCAGAAGAGGTGAGATACACCGATATGCTCTGCACGCCCGGTCCGATGTACACGTTCCAAGATGACATACCTGTGAGAGGCGAGGAAAGAACAGGTATGACATACAGGTAAAGTGAGTCTGTTCACACCGATgattaaaagtttattttttttaatagttagACTTACCAGCCTGGAAGGGGCACGCGATACTAGAGCTGCCTTCTagagaaaactgcaaaaacaaaacacaaatgagtgCATCTGAAACCAAAAGGTAGCGACATCCAGTATTTCAATGCAAGTGATGGTAGCTGGACCTCACCTGCAAACACATCTGAGGGTGTTTGTCCACTGCAGATGTGTTGAACGTCTGTTAAAGAGACAGGGTGAGGTTTGAGaaaattacattcatttctGAACAGGAATCCATCTCCACTGACGCCAAGCTCACCAAGCTCTGCCCGTCTTTCTTCTCCAGCACGTCGAGTACGGGGACGCAGAGGTGTTCGCTCTGCTTCCagcagagggaggcagagatgTTCAGGTCGCTGGCAGGACACTCTGAACTCCACTTCAATTTCGACTGATACAGCGTGAGATTGTAGGAGGACCAGACATCTCTGATATCTGTTGAGATGATATGGACAGAGATGTTTCATGTGGCAACATCAACAATAGTTCATATACGTAAGCTTTTAAAGGACCAGTTTAGGACTCTCCTTCCCTTTGCAGTGTTCTTTGCCCTCCTGATTTGCCCCTCGGGATAAATAAGGTTTATttaagcatttgtttttttcttttctttgtggtgAACTTTTAAGATACTGTAAACATCAAAGTACAAATTAACCAAATGGTACTAAATGGACAGTTTTTGTTCCAATTTTGGGAAAGTCTTCTATTTTAGTCATACACAAATTAGACAAGACATTACTTTGTCAGATTAGAGCCCT harbors:
- the LOC124998929 gene encoding LOW QUALITY PROTEIN: uncharacterized protein LOC124998929 (The sequence of the model RefSeq protein was modified relative to this genomic sequence to represent the inferred CDS: deleted 1 base in 1 codon), with translation MFKMRFGTALALLTAVVSPLLLECTTTTICQMGNPNDYVEGQCPVKMTSVPSQAPGDPYTTCVSVHVWISADDLRKSPKIEILSPVKKTLKPTLRNVNTKKKCETRRDKCQVSCDTNLVQQLPHSKNTSSGLWKLVHDCVTATDQTTVNVSYSTKSKSCSVAYTVSDPIRHFELSVNQANKSITVTVGTTDRVYTRWCYQKNSMDCLGGPESPQIPIDPSRSRSAVLKVPYMLPCLCVQVYYTYTDAARYKECPFQNKRLIDIRDVWSSYNLTLYQSKLKWSSECPASDLNISASLCWKQSEHLCVPVLDVLEKKDGQSLTFNTSAVDKHPQMCLQFSLEGSSSIACPFQAGMSSWNVYIGPGVQSISVYLTSSAPAKFSAQLCALSERGCSPIGLAHSVTVEENAIERSINVPLPSLAERPCVKVWQSDPALHGRRILCPDYTHKRRGLYATAALIFVVVVASLVIFIQRVTKSGATGGLYVQKPLLLVCSSDQSAHVSAVCAFASILKGELGATVHTALWAQTSQSQGGTAVADLGPLPWLYGRWEAVRRAQGKMLIMWSPEAKKTYESWKEERSSKDKRNKEEYRKADAEREKIRAEVDEDLKRNGRRLGKSKKEKAARKKDLVKLCNDQDSYPEKEPSTVIQPVFMAALACLEGALHGDKGQGVAIVYFQGLGHDRDIPKDFRGVPRYCLPQEFRGLIQELGELRRHSGKAGWPCWPRLLSKVLSIWLARRLAQRLQTLLPQTQGRKMPRTRVAPSTEMTSDKTKSRLKLPLAAGPETVQELRHGSLCSSEKL